From a single Deinococcus malanensis genomic region:
- a CDS encoding zinc ribbon domain-containing protein, with amino-acid sequence MPASDDAGGLLLKEAIMTNVVSVDLAVPLYPAPGMHRIWDVVLRAQATVNTHLQLLAAGHNITLLEVAGAAREAQATVPLPRLPPHDTYVRVSVPTTNEYLVSFRSVRDAMGWLEVVPASALAWMVRQTLREWRAHVGNESVRVSELPPPWSPFRPVELHVDQGVLLVDGATIEVARVGRVHADVRLLPDPYWGALWSQRQRRLLSEQQRLHRAEQAWLESGNHEASRLALRIRARYQAAGISLDDPVVIDAPHASDLAVTERVVIQRVERPGESHAWQVVWRFRVRAPASPRWTIDDLIGLDPGFQNVVGYASGTLRGVIRRPTGGAWEEPELLPTRVVPVSMQDEARARVAHRLALIERMRPAYAELHALALAHRSVVIEDTDWGAFQRRQQWFGEYAARVGLRTALDHLVALAPLHGVTVQYTRCQYSSSTCSRCTWVGRRARVGARFRCPHCGYTAHADINAASVHRQRSLTGEGRQP; translated from the coding sequence GTGCCGGCCAGCGATGACGCTGGAGGCCTGTTGCTCAAAGAGGCCATCATGACCAATGTCGTTTCTGTCGATCTTGCCGTGCCGCTGTATCCGGCTCCGGGAATGCACCGGATTTGGGATGTGGTGTTGCGCGCGCAGGCGACCGTCAACACGCACCTGCAACTGCTGGCCGCAGGCCACAACATCACCCTGCTGGAAGTCGCCGGGGCAGCCCGCGAAGCGCAGGCCACTGTGCCTCTCCCAAGGTTGCCTCCTCATGACACCTATGTGCGGGTATCAGTCCCGACCACCAATGAGTACCTTGTTTCATTCCGGTCGGTCCGAGATGCGATGGGTTGGCTGGAGGTTGTTCCAGCGTCAGCCCTGGCGTGGATGGTGCGTCAGACGCTGCGGGAGTGGCGAGCGCATGTGGGAAATGAATCGGTTCGAGTTTCCGAGCTTCCCCCTCCCTGGTCCCCCTTCCGCCCTGTCGAACTGCATGTTGATCAGGGGGTGCTGCTCGTAGACGGTGCCACGATTGAGGTGGCGCGCGTAGGGAGGGTGCACGCGGATGTCCGGCTGCTGCCGGACCCCTACTGGGGAGCCTTGTGGAGTCAGCGGCAGCGGAGGCTCCTCTCGGAGCAACAGCGGCTGCATCGGGCCGAGCAGGCCTGGCTGGAGAGCGGGAATCACGAGGCGTCACGGCTGGCTCTGCGGATCCGCGCGCGGTATCAGGCCGCAGGCATCTCACTCGACGACCCAGTGGTGATTGACGCCCCACACGCAAGTGATCTAGCCGTCACGGAACGCGTCGTCATTCAGCGTGTCGAGCGACCTGGTGAATCCCATGCGTGGCAGGTGGTCTGGCGGTTCCGGGTCAGGGCACCTGCCAGTCCTCGGTGGACGATCGACGACCTGATTGGCCTGGATCCGGGATTCCAGAATGTTGTTGGGTACGCGTCAGGGACGCTGCGTGGGGTCATTAGACGGCCCACCGGTGGAGCCTGGGAGGAGCCAGAGCTTCTCCCTACGCGAGTGGTGCCAGTGAGTATGCAGGATGAGGCTCGGGCAAGAGTCGCGCACCGGCTGGCCCTGATTGAACGCATGCGTCCGGCATACGCGGAACTGCATGCCCTGGCGCTGGCACACCGGAGCGTCGTAATCGAGGACACCGACTGGGGCGCATTTCAGCGACGGCAGCAGTGGTTTGGGGAGTATGCCGCCCGCGTGGGCCTTCGCACAGCACTGGATCATCTGGTGGCGCTCGCACCCCTCCACGGCGTGACTGTGCAATACACGCGGTGCCAGTACAGCAGTTCGACCTGCTCGCGGTGCACATGGGTCGGTCGACGTGCTCGGGTGGGTGCCCGCTTTCGCTGCCCGCACTGTGGGTATACCGCTCACGCCGACATCAACGCAGCCTCAGTGCACCGGCAGCGCAGCCTGACAGGGGAGGGCCGGCAGCCATGA